The Leptospira paudalimensis region TGTACCCACAAAATCATTTCCGCCAATCTGTTGATAGTTTGCCCATCGCCGAAAAAATTCTCACAAGAGAATCAAGGATCGTATGGCAAGGGAAACATACAAACCTTATCCATCCAAAGTTAGGATCTTATTTCTTTCTATCCATCATACTCACCGATTTAGAGTTAGGTGAAACTAATCCAGAGGAAACCACAACTGACCATTGTGGGAGTTGTAGGCGTTGTTTGGATGTATGCCCAACAAATGCCTTGGAACCATATAAGCTCGATGCATCCAAATGTATTTCGTACCTTACCATCGAAGATAGAACTCATACAGAAGTCACAGATTCTTTTTTAAAATGGGATAAACAGGGTTGGGTGTATGGTTGTGACCTTTGCCAAGAGGTTTGCCCTTGGAATGAAGGCATCGCCAAACGAAACCAAGTAGAAACGATGGAACCTAGTTTTTTACCCAGGGAATTTTGGAAGGATCCATCCTTCCAAGAGAAACAGACGTTATCCGAAGAAGAGTTCCAAACTTATTTCCAAGATTCACCAATCGAAAGAATAGGGGTTTCGATTTGGAACCGAAACCAATCCACTTAAAACAAATTTCGTAAGGTTTCAGTCGCGAGTTTCGGGTCCTTTGCAGAACAAATCGCACTCACTACAGCGAGTGAATTGGCACCTGCCTCGATCACATCCTTTGCATTGTCTAAATGGATCCCACCAATGGCTACAATCGGGAGAGTCGATTTTTCTCGAAGCCATTGAACACCTGCTAGGCCCCATGCGGGTTTTGTATTGGTTTTGGTTTTTGTATCGAATACGGGTGAAACTGCCAAATAATCGAGAGTTGGATTGGGATTTTCTTTTTGTAAATTTTCCCAATCTTCTTTTGTTTCGATGGAAAGACCAATGATCGCCCTTTCTCCAAGGAGTTTCCTTGCAACATTCCACGGTAGGTCCGATTGGCCCAGATGGACACCATCAGCTCCCGATGCCAAACAGAGATCCACTCGGTCATTGATGAGGAGGGGAACTTGGAAAGGGCTTAGGATTTTTTTTAAGTGGATCGCAAGTTCTAAAAATTCTCGGGTTGGGGTTTCTTTTTCCCGGAGTTGAACAAGGGAAACTCCACCATTCGCAGACAAACGAACAACATCTTCTAAACGATGGTGGATACAAAGAGGCCTATCTGTCACCAGATACACCCCTTGGATTTTATTTTGCATTTAACCTTTGTTTAATGGTATCTGCATTCAGTTCATACAGGGCATCAAGGAATGCCACTTGGAAACTGCCTGGGCTGGAAGTTTTGGTTTTTGCCATCTCACCAGCAATTCCCATCACTGCCATCGCAGAAGTTGCCGCACGGAACTGGTCTTTTTGTACCGCTGCAAAGGCACCACAAAGTGCAGAAGCTGTACAACCAAGGCCTGTCACCTTTGTCATCAGTGCATCACCATTGGAGATTTGGGCTTGGATTGTGCCTTTTAAGATATAATCAGTGGCACCAGAGATGACTACCACACCACCTGTGACATTGGATAAAGACTTCCCTGTGTCCACAGCGGACTCGGAGGAATCAGTTGCATCCACACCTTTTGTTTTTCCGGAAGATGAAAGTGTAGATAAAATTTCTGATGCATTGCCTCTGACAATACTTGGGTGTCCTGCATCCAAAATTCTTCGAATTGCCGTATTACGAATGTTACTTGCTCCTGCACCCACTGGATCTAAAACCAATGGTTTGCCAATGGTGACAGCTTTTTTAGCTGCTTTTTCCATACTTTGGATCCAAGGTTCTGATAGAGTTCCAATATTGATGACAGTTGCCGAACAAATTGTAACCATTTCTTCCACTTCTTCAATGGCATGAGCCATAATGGGAGAAGCACCAATGGCAAGAAGTGCATTTGCAGTGTTATTCATCACAACGTAGTTGGTAATATTATGAACTAAAGGGACTGTTGAACGTAGGAGTTCTAAATCTTCGATTGTATTTTTTAAAATGTTTTGGGACATACGGAGGTTTCCTAGGAAAACCTAGGCAATCTTCGTTATAGCGTCTTCTACTTTTTTGATTAAATCCGATTCCGACCAAGGTTTGTTTAAAAAACTATGGAGATCCACTTCCCCTTTTAATTGGTTTAGGGAATGTTCATCAATGTGTCCGGAAATAATTATTTTTTTGATTTTGGGGTAGGTTTTGTGTACTTCGCGTAAGAATTCATCACCACGTTGGTTCGGCATAAGCCAATCCGAAATGATGATGAGGATATTGATGCCTTCTTCTGCTAATTCTTCAATGATGGACCATGCCTCTTCTGTATTCTGGGCAGTTTCATAACGATACTCGTTCCCAAAATGTTTTTTCAGCTGAGATTTCAAACTCATCAATATGATTTGTTCGTCATCGACGAAGAGGATGGCACGGTTCATTGGAATTATTTTCCGTCGTGTGGGCACTCAAGCAATTTGTCATGGCCTGGGCAGGAACGTTTTTCTTTTCCTGGGCAAATGGCAAATGCAGAAGTAACAAAAAATAAAATGGATACTAAACTCACTGTTAATTTCATACGAAATCCTCTCTCTCGATTAGACGACAATTGGTTGGGGAATGCAAGAACGTTTTCTTCAGACTTTGGTTAGAATTTCATACCCTTTGTCTGTGACAAGGATGGTATGTTCGAACTGTGCTGATAATTTTCCGTCTTTGGTACGGACCGTCCATTTGTCAGAACGATCAAAATTCACTTCCCAAGTTCCCAAATTGACCATCGGTTCTACGGTAAAAATCATACCTGTTTCCATTTTGGCTAATTTTCGGGGAGAACGAAAGTGGGGCACTTGTGGTTCTTCATGGAAATTTCTTCCTACACCATGGCCCATTAGATCACGAACGATTCCATACCCCATTGGGGTTAAAAAATCATCAATGGCGTTCCCGATATCATCAATGCGGTTCCCCGGTTTGATTTGTTCGATTCCAATCCACATGGCTTTTTCGGTATCAGCTACCAGTTTTTCAGCTTCGGGAGAGGTTTTTCCACCCACAATAAAGGTTTTGGAAGTGTCTCCGATGTAACCATCCACAATGGGAGAGACATCTAAATTCACGATGTCACCGTCTTGTAAAACGTCTTCTTTTTTGGGAATCCCATGGCAGACCACTTGGTTGATGGATGTACATATGGATTTCGGGAATCCTTTGTAACCGAGTGGGGCAGAACGGTGTCCGTTCTTTTTGGTATAGGTTTCTGCGATATCGTTGAGTTCCAAAGTGGAAACACCCGATTTCACAAAGGGTTCCAAATAAACGAGGAGTTCGGCGGCAAATTTACCCGCCTTCCTCATCTTTTCAATTTCTGATTTGTTTTTGATATAAATCACGGATTAGAAATCAGTCGACCGAACCGTTGTTCTTTTGTTGGCAGAAGTTCTTTCGAGAGCTTTGTCGATCAAACGGTAAATTTCTTCGTTGATACCGTCAATGGCATCCCCGGAAGTCATAAATCCCTTACTTTTGATGTAAGCTTTCACTTTAGAAGTGACAATAAGGGATTCTTTCGACGTTGTTTCTGTTTGTTCTTCGGACATGGATACCTCGGTTATTTCTTTCTAACTCCGAGGATGGTATCCACGAGGGATTTTTCAATATTTAATTTTTCACTAATTGCCTCGGAAGACCACTGGTAGTTGTCGTGAAGGCTCTGGATGGTCGCTCTTTTTCGCTCGACCAAGGGATTTCCCGAATTTTTGCGGTCCATTTTGGGGGAAGCGGTGGGATTTTGCATCGCTCCTTGCACAATGTCCAAAAATTGGGAGAGTTTTTCGAAGGTTTCGTCTGCTTCCCCAAGGAGGGATTCCAAATCATCCTTGGTGTCCTTTGTGGAATCCTTCAGGTCTTCCAAACGTTTTTGCAGGGTGAGGATTTGGCGGTG contains the following coding sequences:
- the queG gene encoding tRNA epoxyqueuosine(34) reductase QueG is translated as MEPSHLPIQSQIKSLCEKEGFSFVGFTKAKIPAKDLAYLDQWISEKKHGNMDWFAKDHALSIRNRFENLGFKPTSAICLGFVYRSTEGEGLLARMQRKVSRYALGTDYHIVLRKKGNQILKELKALYPQNHFRQSVDSLPIAEKILTRESRIVWQGKHTNLIHPKLGSYFFLSIILTDLELGETNPEETTTDHCGSCRRCLDVCPTNALEPYKLDASKCISYLTIEDRTHTEVTDSFLKWDKQGWVYGCDLCQEVCPWNEGIAKRNQVETMEPSFLPREFWKDPSFQEKQTLSEEEFQTYFQDSPIERIGVSIWNRNQST
- the thiE gene encoding thiamine phosphate synthase; protein product: MQNKIQGVYLVTDRPLCIHHRLEDVVRLSANGGVSLVQLREKETPTREFLELAIHLKKILSPFQVPLLINDRVDLCLASGADGVHLGQSDLPWNVARKLLGERAIIGLSIETKEDWENLQKENPNPTLDYLAVSPVFDTKTKTNTKPAWGLAGVQWLREKSTLPIVAIGGIHLDNAKDVIEAGANSLAVVSAICSAKDPKLATETLRNLF
- the thiM gene encoding hydroxyethylthiazole kinase, with the translated sequence MSQNILKNTIEDLELLRSTVPLVHNITNYVVMNNTANALLAIGASPIMAHAIEEVEEMVTICSATVINIGTLSEPWIQSMEKAAKKAVTIGKPLVLDPVGAGASNIRNTAIRRILDAGHPSIVRGNASEILSTLSSSGKTKGVDATDSSESAVDTGKSLSNVTGGVVVISGATDYILKGTIQAQISNGDALMTKVTGLGCTASALCGAFAAVQKDQFRAATSAMAVMGIAGEMAKTKTSSPGSFQVAFLDALYELNADTIKQRLNAK
- a CDS encoding response regulator encodes the protein MNRAILFVDDEQIILMSLKSQLKKHFGNEYRYETAQNTEEAWSIIEELAEEGINILIIISDWLMPNQRGDEFLREVHKTYPKIKKIIISGHIDEHSLNQLKGEVDLHSFLNKPWSESDLIKKVEDAITKIA
- the map gene encoding type I methionyl aminopeptidase, whose product is MIYIKNKSEIEKMRKAGKFAAELLVYLEPFVKSGVSTLELNDIAETYTKKNGHRSAPLGYKGFPKSICTSINQVVCHGIPKKEDVLQDGDIVNLDVSPIVDGYIGDTSKTFIVGGKTSPEAEKLVADTEKAMWIGIEQIKPGNRIDDIGNAIDDFLTPMGYGIVRDLMGHGVGRNFHEEPQVPHFRSPRKLAKMETGMIFTVEPMVNLGTWEVNFDRSDKWTVRTKDGKLSAQFEHTILVTDKGYEILTKV